Proteins encoded within one genomic window of Glycine soja cultivar W05 chromosome 1, ASM419377v2, whole genome shotgun sequence:
- the LOC114415076 gene encoding uncharacterized protein LOC114415076, whose amino-acid sequence MELRCCGHLHFIQAIKGDLVTKAPNVVRGQPKLKFKKLTDIYDGLLSHNDDGMAERSCLGEIEESPVKTKPDASICNVNDDDDQRIINLDDDNFDNFTLSQIKASCKTRKRKHSQGLDSSKINMKVEDSSFLEDYREEQRAADDSDFLQTLSSLKSKLSKNMKTKKKKCFEEPSPTDTQEIMLVIKSEPEEILNNQEFPPSSEEILDYHEFSPSSQEIQDCQEFSPSCEEIQDGQEFPPTSEEIKIDQEIPFFSGDSVALVEVKSEVPEADCYGEPDDYCIIESQEAEIIYEWNLENELDEWQERVDFIPLRMVRPSCMDIVISNYQLSNDQSPYMPAIEFESEECIINPDLHYISPQGICLVEDHNSDIHDNQPDGDTDTAVSLPNVVTHKDLDCLGVEFKDDNIILDDCSSNEFTTGAEDQVECSSTMEHDCSNDEFTAGNEDLVEPSSTIEHDCSNDEFTAGNEDQVEPSSTIDNSSNDEFSAGSEDQVEPSSTIEHDCTNDEFTAGNEDQVEASSTIEHDSSNDEFSAGSEDQVEPSSTIEHDCSIDEFTTGSEDKVELSSTIEHGPNPDECLVCHSDDPPEYEEKQSFASVNIAEKRHVNVATDELTSWDECDGSSKLHHSERLLSTRKAISPSSEERLCKAVESVNLNHKNNLKCKEKLYFSEKTDKMNSTAEGLDDITGARLTDIFNKISVIPRSKRVSQPRGISKNAHSSRQATRIGCNSVQSCSKSAIAFTQQQMHDAECLAMRLTKELKSMKDIVDDMLRSEFCLNTSLRHKVNEARMAVKNATRAEEATKRCLAFMSRDCSRFCKIMKFADDSPSPQKPPPDVVRKERKKIAFADEAGGKLFQVKFYEDDAVSLSKSN is encoded by the exons ATGGAGCTACGCTGTTGTGGTCATCTTCATTTCATCCAGGCTATTAAAGGTGATTTAGTTACAAAAGCCCCAAATGTTGTTCGTGGACaaccaaaacttaaatttaaaaagctcaCTGACATTTATGATGGCTTATTGTCTCATAATGATGATGGAATGGCTGAAAGATCATGCTTGGGTGAAATTGAGGAAAGCCCTGTGAAAACCAAGCCTGATGCTTCCATATGTAATgtcaatgatgatgatgatcagaGAATCATTAACTTGGATGATGACAACTTTGACAATTTTACCTTAAGCCAAATTAAAGCAAGTTGCAAAACAAGGAAGCGAAAACACTCACAAGGTCTTGACTCCtctaaaataaacatgaaagtTGAAGATTCGTCATTCCTGGAGGACTACAGAGAGGAGCAAAGGGCAGCAGATGATTCTGATTTCCTGCAGACTCTCAGTAGCTTGAAATCTAAACTATCAAAGAATATGAAGACGAAGAAGAAAAAGTGCTTTGAAGAACCAAGCCCTACTGATACCCAAGAGATTATGCTAGTCATCAAATCTGAACCTGAAGAGATCCTAAACAATCAAGAGTTCCCACCCTCTAGCGAAGAGATCCTAGACTATCATGAGTTCTCACCTTCTAGCCAAGAGATCCAAGACTGTCAAGAGTTCTCACCCTCCTGTGAAGAGATCCAAGACGGTCAAGAGTTCCCACCCACTAGTGAAGAGATAAAAATTGATCAAGAGATCCCATTCTTTAGTGGAGATTCAGTTGCCCTTGTTGAAGTGAAATCTGAGGTTCCTGAAGCTGATTGCTATGGCGAGCCAGATGACTATTGTATTATAGAAAGCCAAGAAGCAGAGATAATCTATGAATGGAATTTGGAGAATGAATTAGATGAGTGGCAGGAGCGTGTTGATTTTATTCCATTACGAATGGTGAGGCCATCTTGTATGGATATTGTGATAAGTAATTATCAACTAAGCAATGACCAGTCTCCATACATGCCTGCAATAGAATTTGAAAGTGAAGAATGCATCATCAATCCAGATCTCCATTACATCTCCCCACAAGGAATCTGTCTGGTTGAAGATCATAACTCTGATATTCATGACAATCAACCCGATGGTGACACTGACACTGCTGTCTCATTACCTAATGTGGTTACTCATAAAGACCTTGATTGCCTTGGTGTAGAGTTTAAAGATGATAATATTATCCTCGATGACTGCAGTAGTAATGAATTTACAACTGGTGCTGAGGATCAGGTAGAATGTAGCTCTACTATGGAACATGACTGCAGTAATGATGAATTTACAGCTGGCAATGAGGATCTGGTAGAACCCAGCTCTACTATTGAACATGACTGCAGTAATGATGAATTTACAGCTGGTAACGAGGATCAGGTAGAACCCAGCTCTACTATTGACAACAGCAGTAATGATGAATTTTCAGCTGGTTCTGAGGATCAGGTAGAACCCAGCTCTACTATTGAACATGACTGCACTAATGATGAATTTACAGCTGGTAACGAGGATCAGGTAGAAGCCAGCTCTACTATTGAACACGACAGCAGTAATGATGAATTTTCAGCTGGTTCTGAGGATCAGGTAGAACCCAGCTCTACTATTGAACATGACTGCAGTATTGATGAATTTACAACTGGTTCTGAGGATAAGGTTGAACTCAGCTCTACTATTGAACATGGCCCCAATCCTGATGAATGTCTGGTTTGTCACTCAGATGATCCACCTGAATATGAGGAGAAGCAATCATTTGCTTCTGTAAACATTGCTGAGAAGAGACATGTCAATGTGGCTACTGATGAACTTACTTCTTGGGATGAATGTGATGGTAGTTCAAAGCTGCATCATTCTGAAAGGCTATTATCAACAAGAAAG GCGATTTCACCATCTTCAGAGGAAAGGCTCTGTAAAGCTGTGGAGTCGGTTAATTTGAATCATAAAAACAATTTGA AATGCAAGGAAAAACTATACTTTTCTGAGAAGACTGATAAGATGAATAGTACTGCTGAAGGGCTTGATGATATCACAGGAGCTCGACTAACTGATATCTTTAACAAAATTAGTGTTATTCCTAGGAGTAAAAGAGTTTCCCAACCTAGAGGCATTTCCAAGAATGCTCATTCTTCTCGCCAAGCAACCCGCATAGGGTGCAACTCTGTACAGAGTTGCTCAAAGAGTGCAATTGCATTTACACAGCAGCAGATGCATGATGCAGAATGCCTTGCTATGAGACTCACGAAGGAATTGAAGTCAATGAAGGACATTGTGGATGATATGTTACGATCTGAATTCTGTCTAAATACGTCTTTGAGACATAAAGTAAATGAG GCAAGAATGGCTGTCAAGAATGCCACAAGAGCTGAAGAAGCTACAAAACGATGCCTGGCCTTCATGTCAAGGGATTGCAGCCGTTTCTGTAAAATAATG AAATTTGCTGATGATAGTCCATCTCCTCAAAAACCTCCTCCAGATGTAGTGCgtaaagagaggaaaaaaatagcCTTCGCTGATGAAGCAGGTGGAAAGTTGTTCCAGGTTAAGTTCTATGAGGATGACGCAGTATCTTTGTCCAAATCTAATTGA